From the Musa acuminata AAA Group cultivar baxijiao chromosome BXJ1-2, Cavendish_Baxijiao_AAA, whole genome shotgun sequence genome, one window contains:
- the LOC135606734 gene encoding serine/threonine-protein kinase 54-like, translating to MKEGGGDGFVRADQIDLKSLDEQLERHLSRAWTMEKRKEEERRERRREEWEIDPSKLLIKGVIARGTFGTVHRGVYDGQDVAVKLLDWGEEGNRTEAEVAALRTAFSQEVSVWHQLDHPNVTKFIGAAIGATDLNIQTENGHLSMPSNICCVVVEYLPGGALKSFLIKHHRRKIAFKTVVQMALDLASGLSYLHSKKIVHRDVKTENMLLDRTGTVKIADFGVARIEAQNPNDMTGETGTLGYMAPEVLNGNPYNRKCDVYSFGICLWEIYCCDMPYPDLSFSEITSAVVRQNLRPEIPRCCPSSLANVMKTCWDANPDRRPEMDEVVAMLEAIDTSKGGGMIPPDQQQECCGCFGRYRGP from the exons ATGAAGGAAGGGGGCGGAGATGGGTTCGTGAGGGCGGACCAGATCGATCTGAAGAGCTTGGACGAGCAATTGGAGCGGCACCTCAGCCGGGCATGGACgatggagaagaggaaggaggaggagaggagggagaggcGGAGGGAGGAGTGGGAGATCGACCCATCGAAGCTGCTCATCAAGGGGGTAATCGCCAGGGGCACCTTCGGCACCGTCCACCGTGGGGTCTACGACGGCCAGGACGTCGCCG TGAAGTTGCTGGACTGGGGTGAAGAGGGAAACAGAACGGAAGCTGAAGTTGCGGCACTACGGACTGCCTTCTCTCAGGAAGTCTCGGTTTGGCATCAGCTTGATCATCCCAATGTGACTAAG TTTATTGGTGCTGCCATTGGTGCAACAGACCTTAACATACAAACAGAAAATGGTCATCTTAGCATGCCAAGCAATATTTGCTGTGTTGTTGTTGAGTATCTCCCTGGCGGTGCACTGAAATCATTTCTTATAAAACACCACAGAAGAAAAATAGCTTTCAAAACAGTCGTCCAGATGGCTTTGGATCTTGCAAGCGG GTTAAGCTATCTTCATTCCAAAAAGATCGTGCACAGGGATGTGAAAACAGAAAATATGCTTCTAGATAGGACAGGAACAGTAAAAATTGCTGACTTCGGCGTTGCTCGTATTGAGGCTCAAAATCCTAATGACATGACGGGTGAGACAGGAACCCTCGGTTACATGGCACCAGAG GTCCTTAACGGCAACCCTTATAATCGAAAATGTGATGTTTATAGCTTTGGTATCTGCCTGTGGGAGATATACTGTTGTGATATGCCGTATCCCGACCTTAGCTTTTCCGAGATCACATCTGCAGTCGTGCGGCAG AACTTGCGACCAGAGATACCACGCTGTTGCCCGAGCTCTCTGGCAAATGTGATGAAAACCTGCTGGGATGCAAACCCTGACAGACGACCGGAGATGGATGAAGTGGTAGCCATGTTGGAAGCCATTGATACATCAAAGGGCGGAGGTATGATACCTCCGGATCAGCAACAAGAATGCTGTGGGTGTTTCGGCAGGTATCGAGGCCCTTGA